A window from Kovacikia minuta CCNUW1 encodes these proteins:
- a CDS encoding ABC transporter ATP-binding protein, translating into MDQSVILQLERVTRQFPQTASPAVNDITLKLPQGDLLSLLGPSGCGKTTLLRLIAGFESPQVGTIEVAGQRVAGAGSWVPPERRDIGMVFQDYALFPHLTVADNVAFGLRSQTRKPSARLQSAPIRHLTKETIALVGLEGLENRYPHELSGGQQQRVALARALAPRPAIVLLDEPLSNLDVQVRQRLRQEIRTILKATGTTGIFVTHDQEEALSISDWVAVMRHGQIEQLDTAEAVYQKPASRFVAEFVTQANFLPAQQNGAVWETEIGSFAVKAADSGRRTADGENFVTAELMIRQEDLGLEPDEAGTVVIRDRQFLGREHRYCLTIPSGRELHALAATKTPLPIGTSVKLSVTESNLCIFPKTCQ; encoded by the coding sequence ATGGATCAATCGGTCATTTTGCAACTTGAGCGGGTCACACGGCAATTTCCCCAGACAGCATCACCTGCGGTTAACGATATCACGCTGAAATTGCCCCAGGGGGATCTGTTGAGTTTGTTAGGTCCCTCTGGTTGTGGCAAAACCACACTATTGCGCTTGATTGCAGGATTTGAATCTCCCCAGGTTGGAACTATTGAAGTGGCGGGGCAACGGGTGGCAGGGGCAGGCAGTTGGGTGCCACCGGAACGGCGGGACATTGGTATGGTGTTCCAGGATTATGCCCTGTTTCCCCATCTCACTGTGGCAGACAATGTGGCGTTTGGGCTAAGAAGCCAAACGCGAAAACCGTCTGCCCGTTTGCAATCTGCCCCAATCCGCCATCTAACGAAGGAGACGATCGCCCTGGTCGGCCTGGAAGGATTGGAAAACCGCTATCCCCACGAGCTATCCGGTGGACAACAGCAGCGCGTCGCCCTTGCCCGCGCCCTGGCTCCCCGCCCCGCGATCGTCCTCCTCGATGAACCCTTAAGTAATCTGGATGTGCAGGTCAGACAACGATTGCGCCAGGAAATTCGCACAATCTTAAAGGCAACAGGCACAACCGGAATCTTCGTCACCCATGACCAGGAAGAAGCACTTTCCATTTCCGACTGGGTTGCCGTCATGCGCCACGGGCAGATTGAACAATTGGATACCGCTGAAGCTGTTTACCAAAAGCCTGCTTCCCGCTTTGTCGCGGAATTTGTGACCCAGGCAAACTTCCTTCCTGCCCAGCAAAATGGGGCAGTTTGGGAGACGGAAATTGGCAGCTTTGCGGTAAAGGCGGCGGACAGCGGGCGGCGGACGGCGGATGGAGAAAACTTTGTCACTGCTGAGTTGATGATTCGACAGGAGGATTTGGGGTTAGAGCCAGATGAAGCGGGGACGGTGGTGATTCGCGATCGCCAGTTTTTAGGGCGAGAACACCGCTATTGTCTGACGATCCCTTCTGGTCGAGAACTCCACGCCCTTGCTGCAACGAAAACGCCTCTGCCCATTGGTACATCGGTCAAGTTATCCGTCACCGAATCAAACTTATGCATCTTTCCAAAGACTTGCCAATGA
- a CDS encoding Uma2 family endonuclease — protein MVSPGTQNEQRDYRYKRSEYAARGIREYWVVDPTAQQVMVLTWVEGLYEEAIFKGDQPLISTLFPELALTAAQVLQAKKE, from the coding sequence GTGGTATCGCCAGGAACCCAGAATGAACAGCGGGATTATCGCTATAAGCGGTCAGAATATGCGGCACGGGGCATTCGCGAGTATTGGGTGGTCGATCCAACTGCGCAGCAAGTCATGGTGTTGACCTGGGTAGAAGGATTGTATGAGGAAGCAATTTTTAAGGGCGACCAACCTCTGATTTCGACGCTATTTCCCGAATTGGCACTGACCGCTGCTCAGGTGTTACAGGCAAAGAAGGAATAG
- a CDS encoding Uma2 family endonuclease has protein sequence MEEYLAYDDGTDTWYELENGDLRIMPSESDINGLIVIFLLTELLPFVRRELFRVKTEIAVTGYRATARVPDLMVLTEEAAAALEGASRQYIDARNAATCFSGRGGIARNPE, from the coding sequence TTGGAAGAGTATCTCGCCTACGACGACGGGACGGATACCTGGTACGAGCTGGAGAATGGAGATCTGCGCATCATGCCTTCAGAAAGCGACATCAATGGTCTGATTGTGATTTTCCTGCTTACAGAACTACTACCCTTTGTTCGCCGAGAACTATTTCGGGTGAAAACTGAAATCGCTGTCACTGGTTACCGGGCAACAGCGCGGGTTCCTGACTTGATGGTGTTGACGGAAGAAGCCGCAGCAGCTTTAGAAGGGGCAAGCCGGCAGTATATTGATGCCCGAAATGCCGCCACCTGCTTTAGTGGTAGAGGTGGTATCGCCAGGAACCCAGAATGA